One window from the genome of Lentibacillus daqui encodes:
- a CDS encoding DUF3891 family protein has translation MIVREHENEYIMIEQDNHAHISGELAAAWKDTLFAGNDLRKSVEYAVSNHDLGWRPFDKQPFWNDQQHMPYTFIDFPVLAKTVLYKYGIDEVASRDTYASLLCSRHYTRFLVHHESPEAQQFVQQEKDRQQRIMESFAAFDQDNYDYHYALLQFFDNVSLYICLNDPGVAKQDEHRFFKSGIPVSDAFTFFKQDKAWIEWRNDQTIQMECFPFDGQVDLTLKQKVITKETIAKKGLLNSYQDAPYERQEIHLIGR, from the coding sequence GTGATTGTACGGGAACATGAAAATGAGTATATCATGATCGAACAGGATAACCATGCTCATATATCAGGTGAATTGGCAGCCGCCTGGAAGGATACTTTATTTGCCGGGAATGATCTTCGGAAGTCGGTGGAATATGCAGTCTCAAATCATGATCTTGGCTGGAGACCGTTTGACAAACAGCCATTTTGGAATGATCAACAACATATGCCTTATACCTTTATTGACTTTCCTGTTCTCGCAAAAACAGTTTTGTACAAATATGGAATCGATGAAGTTGCTTCCCGGGATACATATGCGAGCCTGTTATGCAGCCGGCATTATACCCGTTTTCTTGTTCATCATGAATCACCAGAAGCGCAACAATTTGTACAGCAGGAAAAAGATCGGCAACAACGAATCATGGAATCGTTTGCAGCGTTCGACCAGGATAACTATGATTATCATTACGCTCTGCTTCAGTTTTTCGACAACGTCTCCCTATATATTTGTTTAAATGACCCAGGTGTAGCCAAACAGGATGAACATCGATTTTTCAAAAGCGGAATACCTGTTTCTGATGCCTTTACCTTTTTTAAGCAAGATAAAGCATGGATCGAATGGCGAAATGATCAAACCATCCAAATGGAATGTTTCCCTTTTGATGGGCAGGTTGATCTTACGTTAAAACAAAAAGTAATTACCAAAGAGACTATTGCCAAGAAAGGTTTATTGAACAGCTATCAGGATGCACCATACGAGCGGCAAGAGATCCATCTGATTGGAAGGTAA
- a CDS encoding TerC family protein has product MDTLWLEYGWTLLILIGLEGILSADNALVLAVIAKHLPDNQKDRAINYGIIGAFIFRFSALFVISFLVNVWQVQALGAIYLIYLGINNVISNYSGSTKKKKASFVNGFWSTVGKIGIADLAFAIDSILAAVALAMTLPDTPLPQFGGMDGGKFAIVIIAGIAGLVLIKFAANWFVTLLDKRPGLETAAYLIVGWVGVKLAIITLAHPGVNIIPEDFPHSIEWKIIFWGFLIAIAVFGWIWSGRKADSKRI; this is encoded by the coding sequence TTGGACACATTGTGGCTTGAATATGGTTGGACATTACTTATATTAATCGGCCTGGAAGGGATATTATCAGCTGACAACGCCCTTGTGCTGGCGGTAATAGCAAAACATCTGCCAGACAATCAAAAAGATAGAGCAATTAACTATGGCATTATAGGTGCCTTTATTTTTCGCTTTTCCGCTTTGTTCGTCATCTCATTTCTAGTAAATGTTTGGCAAGTCCAAGCATTGGGAGCCATATACTTGATTTATCTTGGAATTAATAATGTCATTAGCAACTATTCTGGGTCAACCAAAAAAAAGAAGGCTTCTTTCGTAAATGGTTTTTGGTCCACTGTAGGTAAAATCGGTATTGCGGATCTCGCCTTTGCGATTGATTCCATACTTGCTGCAGTTGCATTGGCAATGACACTGCCGGACACCCCGTTACCGCAATTTGGCGGCATGGATGGCGGAAAATTTGCCATCGTAATTATTGCCGGAATTGCAGGTTTAGTATTAATCAAATTTGCTGCAAATTGGTTTGTAACCTTGCTAGACAAGCGGCCTGGCCTGGAAACAGCGGCATATCTGATTGTTGGCTGGGTCGGAGTTAAACTAGCGATTATTACACTGGCACATCCCGGTGTCAATATAATACCTGAAGATTTTCCCCATAGCATAGAATGGAAAATTATCTTCTGGGGATTTCTGATTGCCATTGCGGTATTTGGCTGGATATGGTCAGGACGCAAAGCGGATAGTAAACGTATTTAA